The genome window GAGATTGGCCTTTGCTAGGTCTGTGGTCAGTGCTTTCCATTGCCAGGCTATTCCTGAAATTGTGACATTGACAGTGGAGAGAGCCCAGCCCACCAGAGACAAGAGAGCCACACCCGGGTTTGTGCCACTTCATCCCATCTGAGAGTCAGCTGTGACTGCTGCCACCcacagcagtggcactgctgctgtggagctcCCTGGGGCTTTGGCTGTTGTAGCTCTGGATTTCTGAAATCAGTGTATGATATTAAACAGTATAATTTTTGTGGTACTTTGTGATTTCCTCCCCCCATGTCACTGGTGGTTGCACACAGGATCAAGGTCAGTATTGCACACCTGTGCGCAGAGTCAGCCAAACATCATTTTTGTAGTACCTGAAGAAGTAGAATATCCTTTTCTCCAGTGGTGTCTGTGAATTCCTGAGGAACTGAACAACTGGACAATTCAACCTCTGGCAAATTTTATTGATAGTGTTGCTTGAGGCATCCAGCAGTGGGGTTGGGAGGAAGGCTGATGACATCCTCACTGCCTTTCTGCATCCAGCCCTTGGCTCACCTGGACTCTTCTCTTCCAGCACCCAGGTGGAGAAGAGGTGTTGCTTGAGCAAGCTGGCAGAGATGCCACAGAGAGCTTTGAAGATGTGGGACATTCCACAGATGCCAGGGAAATGCTGAAGCAGTACTACATTGGAGAGGTCCACCCGGTGAGTGCCTCCTCCGGTGAGTGTAACCCCCAAACAAATATACCAGGGTGTATCTTGTGAAATAAGTCAGTAGTTGAGGGGCTCAGGCAGTCCCTGTGTTGTCCAGGGTTTCTGTTGGGGAAACTGAACTAAATTAGTCTTCTCCTACCACCATTCAGAACAGATTTCTCACTTCATTTAAATCGGGGCACTTAAGCTGAATTCATGGGTTCCCTCTGTAGCTGGTGGAAGCATAATCCACCTTTGCGTTGTAATTCAGAGCTCAGGAGGGTGAGAGTTCCCAGGGGCACAAACACCTTTCTGCCTGCCTTTGGGTGCCAAAGGAAGGACTTCTTTGAAAACTGAGCCCAGGCAATTACCTTTGTACAGAACAATTCCCTCATAAAGGCTGCAGCCTCCCTTTGAAGTCAGCACTTacctctttcttcttctttttccgCCTGACAGAATGATCGTGAAAAGGAAGGTTCTAAGGTAAGCTGTCAGtgtttcagttttctgcttttatttaatgtCACATGTCTTTTGGAggccttttcccccctcttttttcctgtggagcTTGTGGCTTTATGTTTACGCAAACTACACGCAAATAAATTTCCCAAGCAAATTCTACCTTTGTTTTTGTTCTGAACCTCAGTGGGCACCTCAGTGTGAAATTGGAAGTGAGTTTTTGTGCCctttctctgctggcagcagtgatgtTTTTTCCACACCTTGAGCCACACAccattttttgcatttctggcTGTGTCCTGACCACGGAACTGGTTTTCTTGTTGTTCCCTCCGAGCCAGGAGACAGCAACAGGGGCTGGCTGGCAAACAGGAATTCTCTGTTAACTGCCTCAGGGATCAGTGGTGTTGCTTAACACTCAGGTACTTCTGGACTAGAACAGGGCAGAGTGTTGCAAAAATGCCTTTggaagggatggggagagggaaaaggcaaTAAATAGAATCCCAGCTGGGAGGTAAACATGTGCTTTGCAGCTGTCTGGGCTGGGAGGCCTGGACAGGGCATAGCTCTGCCTTCAAGAAGGCTTTCAGGAGATGTTCCTCTGAGCAGGACCacttgcagagcagcaggaatccAGAAGGGAACTGTCTGCAGAGAAATCGAGGATAACTCAGGCTGGGTGAAGCCTTTGCTTAGATATGGAGCTGTGTGATTGTGTACATATTCACCTTAAAATTTATTGTTTCGTTCAACTCCAATTCATAAACACATGCTGAAAATGTGCACAGAAATCAGTGATGATCAGAGTAGCTCCCTTGGATCTGAGTTAAATACTTTATTAaagtgtttttctcttctgatcACTAAGTCCAGCATGTTACGCACAGCTGAGGGCTCTCTCCAGAGCGCATCATCTGTAGTAAAGGAGGTTCcagtgtaatttaaaaatggcAGCAAGAGAGAGAATCACTAATGTACAAATAAATAAGGGGGAAgcacaaaaccaccccaaaaccgTGATGTAATAAGTAAGGCCTTTTTTTGAGAGGGGTGCAAGTTCCAGCATGAAGCTGGTGACTGGGTGGGACCGATTGGATTGATGGAAAGAACATGAAGATGACAGCAAACATCCCCAAAAACATCCACACTGGTGACAGGGGGTGTTTGGGAGAGGAGGGTTATTTTCCCTCCGTATTTGTAATCACATGTTCAGGCTTGTCTTATTAGCACATGTTTaatgtttctttgtttccctGCTAACTCActctttcctcctccagaaTCCAAGTAGGACATCCTCAGGCCAAACCAGGTATAGTATCTCCTGAAAATAAGAGTGAGAAATGGAGGGGTTGGGACCCTGTTTGTGGTGCTGCATATGAACTCCAAAGGGCAGGCAAATCCCTGGGGATGTACTGCAGTGTCCTGGCAAGCAGATACTCCAAAGCAAGTGCCAGAGTGTGCACCTCCCTTGCTGGATGTGAGCCcggctctgctctgtgctgggcagaacCAGCATGCCAGTGTTGGGAATTCTCTGGCCCATGTGCTGGTGTTGCATGGTGCTGACTGCATCTCTGTAACCACAGCAGGTTTTTGGGTGGTTGCTGTGGGCCCAGGGGTGGCACAACGCAGTGATGGGTGGGTTTTTGGAGGATTTTACCATGATCAGCCCAGTCTCGTTGAAAATCCTTAAAACCAGCTCAGGGCcttgctctcctgcagctcctgcagaaggtTTTGTTCAGGAGGCTGCTGAGAATGAGCCTCTGGAGCCTGAGCAAGGCAGATTTACTGGGGCACAGCTGTAGCTGTTGCCATCCTTGAGTCAACAGTGCTGTTTGTACAACACAAATTACAGCCTGActtatttaaggaaaataaaaccaaaccaacaacaaaccCCCCCCACTGGTCTCTGGATGTGCCAAGCTGGAAACTTCAGCTGCTATTTTATAAGGCACGAGGCCACTCTTGGGCCTCTTgtgggggctggcagagcctgtgcctgaGGACAGTGGGGCCTGCCCCAGCTGTGGCCACGGTCAGGGGCCAACCTGTGGGTACAGCTCCCAGGCATTCCCTGGATGTGTAACAAGGGATGAATATTGGGAATGGATTATTAACTGGATGCTTTCTTCTGGTTTCTGTGGTGCGTGCGTTTTagtttgttgtttctttttctctccccataGTTTCTGGTCGACATGGTTGATCCCCATCTTTGGAGCACTGGTCTTAGGTTTAATGTATCGTTATTACATGGCAGATGGGAAAAGCTCCTGAGCTGGCCTTGCTGGGGCCTCAGACAGCctgaaaagagggagagagagtgTGTATGTGCAACACGTGGAGTTCTGCTGCCCTTAGCCTTCCTGCCTTGCTTTTAGCTCTGAGTCTGTCAAGTGATGTTGATATCCATGGGACCAAGCTAATTCCAAACTCTATCCTAACTCTGGGACCCACAGATCTGTCGTACTTCCCTCTTGCagtggcagggaaggaggaactTCTGTTATTCCCTGACCTTGGTGTGGTGTCCCTCGTGCTCTCTCTCGCTCTCTCTCGCTCTCTGACGTAACCCCCAGACACCCTTTTCTCTCAATGCCTTTGCATTAAGCCAGACACCATGaaagagctgccctgggcctgtggctctgcctCAGCCCTTCACACAGTTGGGAATCATCTGCCAGTTGTCTCCAGCCCTTGCCAGAAAAGATGTCCAGAGTTTGGTTCTGCAAGCACGTTCCCAGAGCGTGCGGGCAACACTAATTGGAGCGGCACGGAGTTGTTGGTTTGGCCACCTCTTTCTGTTCCTGTCTGTTTTTAACGGTTAAACAAATACATGGATTTTAAAAGTGATTCCGTTCATTTTGTAATATTTGTACTTGTCCCTTTGGAATGTATATCCTGTGAACAACTTATACTGAATCCTGGttggtttgggtgttttgtGCTGTGCGTGGCAAAGCCAGTGGGAACTGGCGTGTGGCTTCTGGAAATGCAGattcttctttctccctgaGGTCATGATCTGACACATGTATGGGAAACTAAACTCATTCTTATGTACTGTGAATGTGCACCAGATGGGGGAAACAATTAAAtctggtctcttctcccaaaatggaaagggaaaaaaaatccatttgggATTGTGGATAAtgctggttttgtctgggaATAGAGGAGAGTATTTCCCTCTTGCCCTGTTTTTGTGTGTTGTGCAGTTGGCCTTGAAGTGCAGACAGTGCACAGTTTGCTTCCTGTGCTCAGGCAGGAAcctttccagctcttccagcacaCTGATCTGGGGCTTTGGGATCTGCTAAATAAAAGGAAGTGGTGTCCTGGTGCCCTCTGCccttcagcagggctgtgccactTACACTGACTCCCAATCCAgatctccagcacagctgatcATCCCCTGGATTGCAGCAAAAAAGGCAGTGATACCCTGGGGTCCTGCTGTGAAAACCTCCCATGGGTTATGGGGATTCTTCTCTCTTCCACAAAACTACCGTGTCCTCCAAAGGTTGTGTAGAAGAAATTCTTGGATGTAGAATTAcactctgctttttaaaagtgaagGCCAGGAACCTTGGAGTAAGAGTACTGCCAGGGCTTCACATGTAACACAGATTTGAGAACCATGAGCTCAGTTTGGGGAAGTTTAGAGTGGATTTTGTATTAAGGAAAGGTTTTGAAGCTGGAAGGCAGATGTTGGCAACAATATCACCCTGCTGAGTTGAGGTTGTTCAGGGCAGTGCAAAATTCCACAAAGGTCAGCTAGTTTTGGATCCAGGAGCACCAGGCTTGCCTGAGGAACAGGGCAGGTGTGATGCTGTAAACACACCTCTTTTCTCCATAGGTAGCACTTTTACCTGGATTTAGACTAATTCTCTTTTCCTGGCAGTGGTCTACATTCAGTTGTATTTCGGCTGCTCTAAAGAACTTCTTGCCATTATTGACCCTTGCTATGAGCCCTTGATGCTCCACTGTTGTCCATTCCCATGTGTTATGgaacctttttttcctcttaatgGATTAATTGCCTAGGGGAGACTCTCGGTCTTGTTCCAAGGCTTCTTGGAGCTGGTAAGATCCTTGTCCAGTGCCTTGTGAGACCCCAAGTAGCCTCTGTCTGCACATGTGCCAGCTCCTCAGAGACCTCAGGGTGCTTGAGATGCATTTGCAGAAGTCACATGGAAGTCTCCTCACTTCTCCATTAATGACAAGGGGCAGCATGTCTGGGATGGAGAtggctggagagagcccagtGCTTCCTGGGTGTCCTCTGGTGTGGTGGTGAAGCTGCCTCTTCTCATTCCCTTCCTGGCTCAAGGATGGGTCCCACAGGTGTGAAAGGGCCCGGGCAGCAAGGGAGGCATTAGCAAAGCTTGTTTACTCACTTTGTGTAAGGATTCCAAGaggcagctgcccagctctgtccccacgcTGAACCCGCACAGCCCGTGTTTGCTGCCAGGTCTCCGCACAATGCCGGGACAAAGCCGGCTCAGCTTTCACCCCACAGAAACCTCTGTGGGTGGAATTCAATCTGGGCTGTGCTCCGCTTCCTTCAGGTGCTGCGGAGGAGAGGttgaggaggagctggaaataCGAGCACGGAGGCAGCTCCTGTGGTTAATGTGAGCTcggcagggctgcctgggagTGCAGTGCcggccttttctgcctctccacCACCCTGAGTTCCTTGATGACGCAGAGTGTAACTGTTAATTGGGCTGATGGCTTGTGGAGGAGGGTTGGGAGGTCTGAGGGTGTTCCTGGGGGAAGTTGGTGCATATTCCGTGATGCAGGCACCCACAAAATGCCATTTCTTGTACCTGGAGATTGTCTGCCTGGCGGGAGGTGCCAGGctgtgtgtttgctgtgttCAATAAACTCATTGTTATAAACAAACAGGTACAGGATCTTGTGTTCCCCCAGGTGCGGGATGTTAGGTACTCCATCCTTGTTACCCTGGAGTGTGTAACCCCCATGTTGCAGGGCTCAAATATCCAGTGGTGGTGAGTTGTGGCAGACAAGGGATTTGCCTTCCTGTTGGTAGAGCAAAAATCTTCTCCTTGGCAGAAGCTGGTGCTGAGCCTGTGCCAAGGGTGATTAGCAGCATGGGTGGCCGAGAGACCCGATGGTCCCTGTGGGTGTTGGGGAAGCAGCAGTTTGGGGCTAAGCACTGCACAAGTAGCTCCTGAGTCCATACAATATTCCATGCTGTGATTACAATGGAAGTTTGAAaaactgcagcagggcagctccctgcaTCACCCTGATAATCCCAGTCACCCCTTTGGAAGTGCTGTGAGCAGGTGGCAAAGTAGTCATGGGCATGGGTTTTCTCTGGAAGAACCCACATGGTGTGTGACAATGGCACCACTGCCCTGTGGTCCCAGGGCTCCCATGCTCACACCTCCACGAGAAGAGTGTGTAGGAGGGCTGTTTTCAATGAAAAGATGACATGGAGACCATAGATTTTGTGTCCTATTTGCATGTCTGCTCATAAAAGGATGTAGCATCCCACTCCCATGGCTGTCAGCAGAATCAGGCTCTTAAATTTTGCCTAACTATGGATCTCACGGTACCCTAAGCAGTTTCAGGGCAGCAGTACCTGGTTGGAGCCTcacaggagggagctggaggtcAGCAAGGTGCTGACTGGGGAAAAGGGCATGGAAAATCAATGGGAACATCTGCTTTGGTCCTGGATTTCAGTGGAGATAATGTAGGGAAAAAGGGCATGAACTGAGTGGGAAGTGCAAGTTTTGGGGAGGAACATTGGGCTTTGTGTTCTTGGCAAGGACTGTCTGACTGTAAACTTTATTTATCTTTGATCAAGAGGAATTAGATccaaaaatcagagaaataaacaagattttagaactatttttaaatctgcttCCAAGCGCTGCGGGGTCAGTACTGCACTTGGTCCTGCTCCTCTGAGCACTGAGGATTTGCAGGGTGTCTGAGACAGAGATGGTAAAATTCAGGGGCCAATGGGCCCCAGaagagtcctgacacagccaaCTTGTGTTTGCACATGACAGCTCCCACTGGCACTGGGAGGCTATGGTGGCTTTATTCCAGGATTAAATGGAAAGACCCTGTTAATGGGATTTACATGTCCCCTCTGTTTTTAAAACCCTCGTGAACCAGGAATGCTTTCAGGACACCAGCAAATCCCGTGCACCTAAAGCTGGACCTTGCCCAGCGTCGGCCCCACAGCCAAGTGTCCTGTTCCCTGTCACcagcatggggacagggggacgGTGTCTCCTGCCAGTAGTAACTGCCCTGCACAACCCCGGTGCCTCCATCACGAGGGTGAAGTCAACGCCAATGTCACACGCTGGTGTCACACGCTGGTGTCACCCGCACCGTGTTGTCTCTCCTCCAGGGACACCACTAACAGAAATTACTATAAAACAGGTTTCCTGCCAGCCTCGGCAGCTCTAATGAGTCAGGAAGTCGTAAGTAATCTGGGAATAGGGGAACTGTTGACAGAGCCTAATTATTTTCTGACAGTCTTTCTAACACCgctagaaaataaaacacctaCGTCGGCTCTGGAATCGCAGACGGGGTTAGTGATATTCTGCAGGCACCTGCTAATTTGTCCCCACGATCCCGGTTTAGGCTCCTTCCCCCTCACACCTGCTGCTCTCCGGCTGCTTCTGCAGGAAGAGGCACTTTAtaataaagagagaaaataccTCAATGACACAGaactgctgcagcctgctcccacGGCTTTTCCATGTTCTGGGGCCCACAAGAGGAGTTTTATGGCTCTGACTGGATCCCAGGAAATCTTGTACATGTGCTTTGTTGACCTGCCTCAGTGTGGTTATTCCCctcagtcctgctgctctgtgctgcaccaTGGACTGACTAATCATTTATTTAGTCCTTTAAGTTCTTATTGTCCAGGACTGTTTGGTCCTcctaaaaaaagccaaattatttattctttctccaAATTTGGGCTTTCCCCATTGCCTCCCTGTCTTGGaatgctgggagcagcagggcctcTCTCCTTTCCAGCTGTTACCAGGGCAGTGCTTTGGAGGTTCCCCAGGCTGCGTGAGCACAGGTGGGAttgcacagccaggctgctcctgccttgctccATGGAGCACCAGGACtccttttttctcagttttgacCTCTGTTCTGTGTTGTTATTTGtggtgtcccagctctgcccttcccaggacTCTGCAAAGCTCTTCACAGCCAAACACGCTCCAGCAGCTGTCATGGAGCTGCTACTGCTGGGCCAGCAGCGCCCGGGCTTTCGGCGCTGTCCTTTGCCCAGCCGTGGAAGCCTGTGTCTCCCAAAGGCACCTTCTCTATCCTGAACTGCTCCATCACTGAGCACTCTGTCTCAGAGTgctctctctgttttccttcctcaccACAGCCCGTCTGGCGGTGGCACCTTCTCCAAGAGCCTCTGTCTTCCTCAACATTCAGACCGGAGGTGAGTATAGCACAACCTTACATTGTTTTCCCTGGGTGCTTCCCAAACAATTCAGTTTTGTAGTGCCAGATTAGCAGTAGCTCTGCCTCCCCTCATGGACAGACATTCCTCCCTCCCTTGCAAGGCAGGACAATTCCTGCCTGGTGCAGGTGAATCCCCCTTTCCTTCTGAAATCATCAGGTTTGAGATTGCCAAAGGGGAACCTTTCCCTTCAGCTCCCCCGAGTATGCctgctccaagagagctggagagggaccttggagtgccaggacaagggggaatggcttcccactgccacagggcagggctaGATGGActattgggaaggaattcttccctgtgagggtggtgaggccacaggttgcccagggaagccgtggctgccccattcctaGAAATTTTGCTCAGTAATCATGGCAAACCCTTTGGAAGACTTTTAACTAGGGAGGACACTCGTGCCTGACTTGAACAATGCATgggtgagctgtgctgagcaccctgaaacagcagcagaactgtggTGTGCCATGACCGAATGTTCCTGGGCACCCGGCCGGCTGCATCCCGGCTGTCACTGCCCGGGGAAGGGTCTTAGAGACTTCCATGGCacaccctgggcaggggctggtcACCAGCTGTGATGGCTGATGGACAGGATGAAATCCATGGATGTACTGAAGtcctgtgccctcctgccaCGCCATGAATGAAGTCAGGTGGAGGAGATGAAAAGCCAGGACAGCTCCAGGAATTTAAGCAGCTTGTCTGGGATGAAAGAGAAACCGACTTCAAATGCCACCAACCACGCACTGTGCAGCTGCCACTGCTATGCCAGGGCTGTGAGACACAGACACCACGTGTCACCCTGACACCACGGGCACTGCCTGGTGCCCTGCGGGCAGGGGACATGGCAGAACAGGGTAACATGGCAGAACAGAGCGCCAGCGCTCCAAGGACCAACTCAGTGGTGTCACAAGCGTGGGACTGTGGTCGAGTGCTTGGTGAGGACACCAGTGTGGCCAATACCACAGTGACTGACTGACCGGCAGGCATGGGGCTCAAGGGTTCTCCACTGGCTCTTGGGCTGCACCGAGGGCATGGAAGCTACTGAGTGTTTTCAGAGGGAGATTTCGCTGGGATCTGAGAGCGGACTGgcaaggagctggcagcaggagggacgGGAGCCAACCCTTTGGTGTCCCAGGGAAACTGGACCCTGTGCGGCGCCGGAGGCACGCGGCAGCTGTTCACAGCTCCTTCCGCCTCCATTTTTCACAGCTTAAGCACTCGCCTGGCACCTCCATCCACTCACACACAACCCTTCTTATTTCCCATCCTTTCCCCACTTTCAAAGCAGATTTTGGGCACTTTGGAAAAGTAATTGTACATCTGTGCGGGACACCTTTCCACGCCTCCTTCCCCTTCTTACACCTCTCAGGGAAAGGGACACCCAAACTCTCCCTCAAGAACTCAGGGCTTGTGTTCTCCAACTCCCCACATGTGGGGCACTTGTGCATTCAGGCAGCTGCCATCCGCGTCAGTGATAACGCACTGTTGACACCACATTTGCATTTACATATTATTTGGAAATAGCTGTTTTTTGGGACAATAACGGCCAGCGGGtttggcagctctgccttgtgGGTTTCCATGGCAGAGCCCTGcggctggatggagctctggtGGCACCACAGCAGGCCCTGACCCTCGGGGTATCATCACGACCCCCTGCACCGGGCGAGGAGGCTCGGGCACAGCCCCCCgaggcacagctccagccgtGGGACGTGGGGGCAACCGCTGCTACCGCCCTCTCACTCGGGATTCCATCCCAGGGGCTCCCGCGAGGGTCCATCCCGGCTGCCCTCACGCCGGGGCGCTCCCCAGAAGAGCTCCCCTGAGGGACACGCCCGGCTCCTCACCCTGGAGGGCTCCCCTCAGAGtccaccctggggctgcccttgAAGGGCCCTCCCGGGTCTGCGATCCCGGGGGCTCCCCTGAGGGACTCTCCTCACCCCGGCTCCCCTCAGGGCAGGGGTCTCCCGTGAGAGTCCATCGCGCCCCCCATCCCTTCCAGACTCTTCCCCCGCACCCCCCCGCGTGCGCACGCGCAACCGTTCCGCCCCCGCCGGTCCCCGTCCTCCCTCACGCAAGCGCAGAGCGGCCGCACCGCCGCCGTTCCCCGCCGGCCCCTCCCGTGCCCCGCGCAAGCGCAGCGGGCTCGGAGCGGCGTCGGGCGCGCTCCGCTGCACACCGGCCCTGCGAGCGCCGcccgctcccgcagccccggcccgaCCGCTCGCCCGCCCCGCCGACCGCGGCCCCGCCGTGCGCACCGCGCGCTCCCCCGGCCC of Serinus canaria isolate serCan28SL12 chromosome 11, serCan2020, whole genome shotgun sequence contains these proteins:
- the LOC103816773 gene encoding cytochrome b5, which gives rise to MEGGRRGEAAAAAAAGDGPAPVFTLEEVAKRNSSREAWLVIHGRVYDVTRFLEEHPGGEEVLLEQAGRDATESFEDVGHSTDAREMLKQYYIGEVHPNDREKEGSKNPSRTSSGQTSFWSTWLIPIFGALVLGLMYRYYMADGKSS